From Aristaeella lactis, the proteins below share one genomic window:
- a CDS encoding phosphotransferase family protein — protein sequence MNLDRVIAVRNAKTIYRDGDRCLKVFNAEYSKADVLNEALNQARIEETGLHIPKVLEVTVLDGKWTIVSEFIAGKTLSQLIHENPEGKDQYIEQMVNLQLEVQSKTCPLLNKLKDKMNRKISQANLDATIRYELHTRLEGMPKHNKVCHGDFRPSNIIISNDGTPYILDWSHVTQGNASADAARTYLLFCLKGDTEGAEKYLDLFCEKSHTDRRYVQKWMPIVAASQSVKGNEQEREFLLRWVNVVEYE from the coding sequence ATGAATCTGGATCGTGTGATCGCTGTACGGAACGCCAAGACGATCTACCGGGACGGTGACCGGTGCCTGAAGGTGTTCAACGCGGAATACTCCAAGGCGGACGTGCTGAATGAGGCACTGAACCAGGCCCGGATCGAAGAAACGGGACTGCACATTCCCAAGGTACTGGAAGTGACCGTGCTGGACGGAAAGTGGACCATCGTGTCCGAGTTTATTGCCGGAAAAACCCTGAGCCAGCTGATCCATGAAAACCCCGAAGGGAAGGATCAGTACATTGAACAGATGGTGAACCTGCAGCTGGAGGTTCAGAGCAAGACATGCCCGCTGCTGAACAAGCTGAAGGACAAGATGAACCGCAAGATCAGCCAGGCCAACCTGGATGCCACCATCCGGTATGAGCTTCATACCCGGCTGGAGGGTATGCCGAAACACAACAAGGTGTGCCACGGGGATTTCCGCCCGTCCAACATCATCATCTCAAATGACGGAACCCCCTACATCCTTGACTGGAGCCATGTGACCCAGGGCAATGCCTCGGCGGACGCGGCCCGGACCTACCTGCTTTTCTGCCTGAAGGGAGATACCGAAGGGGCGGAAAAATACCTGGACCTGTTCTGTGAAAAGAGCCATACGGACAGGCGGTATGTGCAGAAGTGGATGCCGATCGTGGCGGCCAGCCAGTCCGTGAAGGGCAACGAACAGGAACGGGAATTCCTGCTCCGCTGGGTCAACGTGGTGGAATACGAATAA
- the adhE gene encoding bifunctional acetaldehyde-CoA/alcohol dehydrogenase, whose translation MDHKPYETTDSPETLEAAIARVREAQRLYASYTQEQVDKIFLAAATAANQARIPLAKLAVEETGMGVVEDKVIKNHYASEYIYNAYRDTKTCGVIEEDKAGGMKKIAEPIGVVAAVIPTTNPTSTAIFKSLICLKTRNGIIISPHPRAKKATIEAAKVVLEAAVKAGAPEGIIAWIDVPSLEMTNTLMKEADIILATGGPGMVKAAYSSGKPALGVGAGNVPAVIDESADILLAVNSIIHSKTFDNGMICASEQSVIVADSIYDSVKAEFASRGCWFLKGNDLDRVRKTILINGALNAKIVGQSAYNIAKLAGVTVPEGTKVLIGEVESVEITEEFAHEKLSPVLAMYRAADLEDAFAKAEKLIADGGYGHTASLYINTQKKQEVLDAFAARMKTCRIVVNEPSSQGGIGDLYNFRLTPSLTLGCGSWGGNSVSENVGVKHLLNIKTVTERRENMLWFRTPEKIYIKKGCLPVALGELKSVMGKKKAFVVTDSFLYHNGNTKPITDKLDEMGIRHATFFDVAPDPTLACAKAGAEQMRLFEPDVIIALGGGSAMDAAKIMWVLYEHPEVDFMDMAMRFMDIRKRVYTFPKMGEKAYFVAVPTSAGTGSEVTPFAVITDERSGVKYPLADYELLPDMAIIDTDFHMTAPKSLTAASGIDAVTHALEAYASMLATDYTDGLAIRALQNIFAYLPRAYDDGLTDVEAREKMANAATMAGMAFANAFLGVCHSMAHKLGAFHHIAHGVANALMIEEVIRFNAAETPAKMGTFPQYDHPRTLRRYAEVAEALGITEGTDSEKLETLIRKINDLKAYVGIKPTIRDYVPDEKDFLDRLDAMTEQAFDDQCTGANPRYPLMSEIRQMYLNAYYGGKHFTETAKPTEYDIATYEDDPAKKAYRPGHKQ comes from the coding sequence ATGGATCACAAACCCTACGAAACGACCGACAGTCCGGAAACGCTGGAAGCTGCCATTGCCCGGGTGCGGGAGGCACAGCGCCTGTACGCTTCCTACACCCAGGAACAGGTGGACAAGATCTTCCTGGCTGCCGCCACCGCGGCCAACCAGGCCCGGATCCCGCTGGCGAAGCTGGCTGTTGAGGAAACAGGCATGGGTGTGGTGGAGGACAAGGTGATCAAAAACCACTACGCCAGTGAGTACATCTACAACGCTTACCGGGATACCAAAACCTGCGGCGTGATCGAGGAAGACAAGGCCGGCGGCATGAAGAAGATCGCGGAGCCCATCGGCGTGGTGGCGGCTGTGATTCCGACCACCAATCCGACTTCCACGGCCATCTTCAAATCCCTGATCTGCCTGAAGACCCGCAACGGCATTATCATCAGCCCCCATCCCCGGGCAAAGAAAGCCACGATCGAAGCCGCAAAGGTGGTCCTGGAGGCAGCGGTGAAAGCCGGCGCGCCGGAAGGGATCATTGCCTGGATCGACGTGCCCAGCCTGGAGATGACCAACACCCTGATGAAAGAGGCGGACATTATCCTGGCCACCGGCGGCCCCGGCATGGTGAAGGCGGCCTACTCCAGCGGCAAACCCGCGCTGGGTGTAGGGGCCGGTAACGTGCCTGCTGTGATCGACGAAAGCGCGGACATCCTGCTGGCGGTGAACAGCATCATCCATTCCAAGACGTTTGATAACGGTATGATCTGCGCTTCCGAGCAGAGCGTGATCGTTGCGGACAGCATCTATGACAGCGTGAAGGCAGAATTCGCTTCCCGGGGATGCTGGTTCCTGAAGGGAAATGACCTGGACAGGGTCCGGAAAACCATCCTGATCAACGGGGCGCTGAACGCAAAGATCGTGGGACAGAGCGCCTATAACATCGCAAAGCTGGCAGGGGTAACAGTTCCGGAAGGCACGAAGGTGCTGATCGGTGAAGTGGAATCCGTGGAGATCACCGAAGAGTTCGCCCATGAGAAGCTGTCTCCCGTACTGGCTATGTACCGCGCGGCGGATCTGGAGGACGCGTTCGCGAAAGCTGAAAAGCTGATCGCGGACGGCGGATACGGACACACCGCTTCCCTGTACATCAATACGCAGAAAAAGCAGGAGGTGCTGGATGCTTTCGCGGCCCGGATGAAGACCTGCCGTATTGTGGTGAACGAGCCCTCCTCCCAGGGCGGTATCGGCGACCTGTACAACTTCAGGCTGACGCCCTCCCTGACGCTGGGATGCGGAAGCTGGGGCGGAAACTCCGTTTCAGAAAACGTGGGCGTTAAGCACCTGCTGAACATCAAAACCGTGACGGAAAGAAGGGAAAACATGCTCTGGTTCCGCACTCCCGAGAAGATCTACATCAAGAAGGGCTGCCTGCCGGTGGCCCTGGGTGAACTGAAGTCTGTGATGGGGAAGAAAAAGGCCTTCGTGGTGACAGACAGTTTCCTCTACCACAACGGGAACACAAAGCCGATCACCGACAAGCTGGATGAGATGGGAATCCGGCACGCCACCTTCTTTGATGTGGCTCCCGATCCCACACTGGCCTGCGCCAAGGCCGGCGCGGAGCAGATGCGGCTGTTTGAGCCGGATGTGATCATCGCCCTGGGCGGCGGAAGCGCCATGGACGCGGCCAAGATCATGTGGGTGCTGTATGAGCATCCCGAGGTCGATTTTATGGACATGGCGATGCGCTTCATGGATATCCGCAAGCGGGTCTACACCTTCCCGAAGATGGGCGAAAAGGCCTATTTTGTCGCGGTACCCACCTCGGCGGGAACCGGAAGCGAAGTGACGCCTTTCGCCGTGATCACGGATGAAAGGAGCGGTGTGAAGTATCCGCTGGCCGACTATGAACTGCTGCCGGACATGGCAATCATCGACACGGATTTCCACATGACAGCCCCGAAGAGCCTGACCGCCGCCAGCGGAATCGACGCGGTAACGCACGCCCTGGAAGCCTATGCCTCCATGCTGGCTACCGACTATACGGACGGCCTGGCCATCCGGGCACTGCAGAACATTTTTGCTTACCTGCCCAGGGCATACGATGACGGCCTGACCGATGTAGAAGCCCGCGAGAAGATGGCCAACGCCGCCACCATGGCGGGAATGGCCTTCGCAAACGCTTTCCTGGGCGTATGCCACTCCATGGCGCATAAGCTCGGCGCGTTCCACCATATCGCCCACGGCGTGGCCAATGCCCTGATGATCGAGGAAGTGATCCGGTTCAACGCGGCGGAGACCCCGGCCAAGATGGGTACATTCCCGCAGTATGACCATCCCCGGACCCTGCGGCGGTACGCGGAGGTGGCGGAAGCCCTGGGTATTACGGAGGGCACGGACAGCGAAAAGCTGGAAACCCTGATCCGGAAGATCAACGACCTGAAGGCCTATGTGGGGATCAAGCCGACTATCCGGGACTACGTACCGGATGAGAAAGACTTCCTGGACCGGCTGGATGCCATGACGGAACAGGCCTTTGACGACCAGTGCACCGGCGCGAACCCGCGGTATCCGCTGATGAGCGAGATCAGGCAGATGTACCTGAACGCCTACTACGGCGGAAAGCATTTCACCGAGACTGCCAAACCCACTGAATATGACATTGCCACCTACGAGGATGACCCGGCCAAGAAGGCCTATCGTCCCGGACATAAACAGTGA
- a CDS encoding redox-sensing transcriptional repressor Rex has product MRNGTISKATIGRLPLYLQFIRTVKTEMVSSATVARHLGLGEVQVRKDLASVCPAGMPKIGYPTERLLNDLEAVLGMKQTVPAVVVGAGKLGRALMAYDGFREYGLEIAAAFDACPSDAFHEKKPVLTMEQMPGWCREHDVHIGILTVPAVAAQEVADQMVNSGITAILSFASAPIRVPAAVTVKHENIALSLACLKIAASMADQTTEED; this is encoded by the coding sequence ATGCGAAACGGTACGATTTCCAAGGCGACGATCGGAAGACTGCCGTTATACCTGCAGTTTATCCGCACGGTGAAGACGGAGATGGTTTCATCAGCGACCGTGGCACGGCACCTGGGACTGGGTGAGGTTCAGGTGCGCAAGGACCTGGCCAGCGTATGCCCGGCAGGGATGCCAAAGATCGGTTATCCGACCGAACGGCTGCTGAACGACCTGGAAGCGGTGCTTGGAATGAAGCAGACGGTTCCGGCGGTGGTCGTCGGCGCGGGCAAACTGGGCAGGGCGCTGATGGCCTATGACGGATTCCGGGAATACGGCCTGGAAATCGCGGCAGCGTTCGATGCCTGTCCCTCCGACGCGTTCCATGAAAAGAAGCCGGTACTCACCATGGAACAGATGCCGGGCTGGTGCAGGGAACATGACGTTCACATCGGCATCCTGACCGTGCCTGCTGTGGCAGCCCAGGAGGTTGCGGACCAGATGGTGAACAGCGGCATCACGGCGATTCTCAGTTTCGCTTCCGCACCGATCCGCGTACCCGCGGCGGTGACGGTGAAGCATGAAAATATCGCGTTATCCCTTGCCTGCCTGAAAATAGCGGCAAGTATGGCTGATCAAACAACGGAGGAGGATTGA
- a CDS encoding LysR family transcriptional regulator, translating to MNILHLKYAVSIADNGSINKAAEEIHVAQPNLSRVIKELEADLGITIFQRSAHGMILTPEGEEFIGRARKILEQVDDMENLYKSDRPAQQRFSISAPRASYISDAFAHFSRSLGKADAEIFYQETNVLQAVKNILEVGYNLGILRYASKHDKYFREMLEDKDLTGELIMEFTYCLIMHEDSPLAKMETIRMKDLSDYIQIAHADPYVPSMPLSVVKNEELPNIPRRIYVFERGSQMDLLAENPQTFMWVSPIPERLLKNLHLVQRRCVDNQKLYRDVLIRRKNYHLTALDKQFITELTLSKRNCEFDE from the coding sequence TTGAACATTCTGCACCTGAAATACGCTGTCAGCATCGCGGACAACGGGTCCATCAACAAGGCGGCAGAGGAGATCCATGTAGCCCAGCCCAACCTGAGCCGGGTGATCAAGGAACTGGAAGCCGACCTGGGGATCACCATCTTCCAGCGCAGCGCCCATGGCATGATCCTGACTCCGGAAGGAGAAGAGTTTATCGGCCGGGCCAGGAAGATCCTCGAACAGGTGGATGACATGGAAAACCTGTATAAATCCGACCGGCCGGCACAGCAGCGCTTTTCCATTTCCGCGCCGCGGGCAAGTTACATCTCCGACGCGTTTGCCCATTTTTCCCGTTCGCTGGGCAAAGCGGACGCGGAGATTTTTTACCAGGAAACCAATGTGCTGCAGGCTGTTAAAAACATCCTGGAAGTGGGTTATAACCTGGGCATCCTCCGCTATGCCTCCAAACATGATAAGTATTTCCGGGAGATGCTGGAGGACAAGGACCTGACAGGAGAACTGATCATGGAATTCACCTACTGCCTGATCATGCATGAGGACAGCCCACTGGCCAAAATGGAAACGATCCGGATGAAGGACCTTTCGGATTATATCCAGATAGCCCACGCGGATCCCTATGTTCCGTCCATGCCGCTGTCGGTGGTCAAAAACGAGGAACTTCCCAATATCCCCCGGAGGATCTATGTGTTTGAACGGGGAAGCCAGATGGACCTGCTTGCGGAAAACCCGCAGACCTTTATGTGGGTGTCCCCGATCCCGGAACGCCTGCTGAAGAACCTTCACCTGGTGCAGAGAAGATGTGTGGATAACCAGAAGCTGTACCGGGACGTTCTCATCCGCAGGAAGAATTACCACCTGACGGCACTGGACAAGCAGTTCATTACGGAGCTGACGCTGTCGAAGAGAAACTGCGAGTTTGACGAATAA
- a CDS encoding C-GCAxxG-C-C family (seleno)protein produces the protein MDMNRRDFLRTAGKAALGAVAVSSLPMPVMAEGAETPVWPWKYVPLDKDELLKRCYEKFFEYGGCGGGCFGGIIDIMSEVTGYPYNEMVPGRVCALMGGGFGAGTLCGSLAGALMFIGLVCQPQDAAAVRDQLFAWYREHSFPQYQPEYESITTVAHSINCVDSVGTYMAATGYKMADPERKARCASVTAEVAVKAISLLNVLYGYEEAEPEEAAPAEEALAANEYIGTGVSEIGGEVKVKVTMDGDKIAKIEVLSHNETAGVSDPAFAAIPDAIIAANSTEIDTVTGATKTSEALIAAVNDALSQIQK, from the coding sequence ATGGACATGAACCGCCGGGATTTTTTGCGTACCGCTGGAAAAGCCGCCCTGGGTGCGGTTGCTGTCAGCAGCCTGCCGATGCCTGTGATGGCGGAGGGAGCGGAAACCCCTGTATGGCCCTGGAAGTATGTACCGCTGGACAAGGATGAACTGCTGAAACGCTGCTATGAAAAGTTCTTTGAATATGGCGGCTGCGGCGGAGGATGCTTTGGCGGCATCATCGATATCATGAGCGAAGTGACCGGCTATCCCTATAATGAGATGGTTCCGGGCCGGGTATGCGCCCTGATGGGCGGCGGCTTCGGCGCAGGGACGCTGTGCGGTTCCCTGGCGGGCGCCCTGATGTTTATCGGCCTGGTGTGCCAGCCGCAGGACGCGGCTGCTGTAAGGGATCAGCTTTTCGCATGGTACCGGGAGCACAGCTTCCCGCAGTACCAGCCGGAATATGAATCCATCACCACTGTGGCCCATTCCATCAACTGCGTTGATTCCGTGGGTACCTATATGGCAGCCACCGGATACAAGATGGCTGACCCGGAACGTAAGGCGCGCTGCGCGTCCGTAACCGCTGAGGTGGCGGTTAAGGCCATCAGCCTGCTGAACGTCCTGTACGGGTACGAGGAAGCTGAACCCGAAGAAGCAGCTCCCGCGGAGGAAGCGCTGGCTGCCAATGAATACATCGGTACCGGCGTCAGCGAGATCGGCGGCGAGGTGAAGGTTAAGGTCACCATGGACGGGGACAAGATTGCGAAGATCGAAGTGCTGAGCCACAATGAAACCGCCGGTGTCAGCGATCCGGCTTTCGCGGCGATCCCCGACGCGATCATCGCGGCCAATTCCACGGAGATCGACACGGTAACCGGAGCGACCAAAACCAGTGAAGCGCTGATTGCCGCGGTGAACGACGCCCTTTCGCAGATTCAGAAGTAA
- the ansA gene encoding asparaginase, whose protein sequence is MKQERKKILIIYTGGTIGMMKTRHGYAPQKEKFHQLLDAIPELKAEGMPEWEVADMDPLLDSSNITVREWNTIGSMIAGNYDRFDGFVILHGTDTMAYTASALSFTLQNNNKPVILTGSQIPLCEIRNDARDNLITAMQVAADDRVHEVCLYFGGKLLRGNRSIKYSADDLIAFESPNFQPLAEVGIEIRYNTPALLPARKEPFSLQSLKSVPIGVIKVFPGIQFELFDSIMTERLKGIVIETFGAGNIPGSADALLPIIRKASENGTIIIVCSQCPHGTVALGAYETSEALRNAGAVSGYDITTEAAVAKLYYLFSCGMDERAIRLRMEQSLRGEMTVS, encoded by the coding sequence ATGAAACAGGAACGGAAAAAAATACTGATTATATATACAGGCGGAACCATCGGCATGATGAAGACCAGGCATGGCTATGCCCCGCAAAAGGAAAAGTTTCATCAGCTGCTGGACGCGATCCCGGAGCTGAAGGCGGAGGGCATGCCGGAGTGGGAAGTGGCGGATATGGACCCGCTGCTGGATTCCTCCAACATTACCGTACGGGAATGGAACACCATCGGGAGCATGATCGCCGGGAACTATGACCGGTTTGACGGCTTTGTGATCCTGCATGGAACGGATACAATGGCCTATACGGCTTCCGCACTTTCCTTTACCCTGCAGAACAACAATAAGCCGGTGATCCTGACCGGCTCCCAGATTCCCCTGTGTGAGATTCGGAACGATGCCCGCGACAACCTGATCACCGCCATGCAGGTGGCGGCGGATGACCGGGTGCATGAGGTGTGCCTGTATTTCGGCGGGAAGCTGCTGCGGGGGAACCGGTCCATCAAATACTCCGCGGATGACCTGATCGCTTTTGAATCCCCCAACTTCCAGCCCCTGGCGGAGGTGGGAATCGAGATCCGGTACAACACGCCTGCCCTGCTTCCGGCTCGGAAGGAGCCTTTTTCCCTGCAGAGCCTGAAGAGCGTGCCCATCGGGGTTATCAAGGTTTTCCCGGGAATTCAGTTTGAACTGTTTGATTCCATCATGACAGAGCGGCTGAAGGGAATCGTGATCGAAACCTTCGGCGCAGGCAACATACCCGGGTCGGCGGACGCGCTGCTGCCGATTATCCGCAAGGCCAGTGAGAACGGAACGATCATTATTGTCTGTTCCCAGTGTCCCCACGGTACTGTTGCCCTGGGCGCATATGAGACCTCTGAAGCGCTGCGGAACGCGGGCGCGGTCAGCGGATATGACATCACCACGGAGGCGGCCGTTGCCAAGCTGTATTACCTTTTCAGCTGCGGAATGGATGAACGGGCGATCCGCCTGAGAATGGAACAGAGCCTGCGGGGGGAAATGACGGTATCATGA
- a CDS encoding FtsX-like permease family protein, whose amino-acid sequence MFIRNGIKSNLRAKGRTALFSLLIFFLTATVILSLSVLLYCNNVLDACGRAYRSIALVEYMGSEYPGEDVPDAAARAAAEELTDEAVLSVPGVTAWTRGNTAFASVEGYERRAGTMPYGGRGVIVVSRVSAPLSLADPYASISDQEDMEEQPVYYTATMKTALYARSGKEGTYIDLLAGTSGFIPEKGKSYILNGSFISTASTARQAGKYPTNGYVIFRVESFLDSDDLPYLEYDGESEIPEVFLRAADQYRIMNNFVHVVPCRDVNDVYVFQQNELHLAEGSMPDPGVPFSCVISNDLAQRLELTPGDVISLDELRGTKEDRYYLKPAGSAQTFTVSGIAAAGSTGFGTVWVISEDADTPLFGYLLGTVSLRNDMAETATEALQALVPEQVRVTLLDQGYSDAVKPFHSVRKTAVDILLVCSAGVAAVLLLFAFLFVGRQSSTVRIMVSLGTPGGKIALWFLSGALFICGAAVVSAVILGTALRPALFRAIADAAAAARTGNGPLWFSETVLGIVKQDTFDPQVPLWPNLLAALGIMLLTVIFCLLFLRLARQGWTRKRGKSRVRVPRGRTSVRHRNGLRFALLSIRRGGLRSLVVPLVSLVLTITVLVLGGVYQGWQNELDYALDNTHIDGMVVSLDGRYYSGLALSVSDVRTLMAAKGVDSVSLSCGYHYWLPEDAPDFAQNAFGREHRMEWISAQPELVSLNALEAAREFYYRDPAVTWLEGWNESMLTETEVTPLLYRYDEVVDERPIPVVCSTSFLDEHGLTLGSTFSPMVQVAIDYFSMEVPVVLHVVGSYVQHEGKASIFAPLSCYIPLSLLTGSNDPSVRGNQTLFTFRTCRFRLASARELETIRKHLRSTSFSAVNRPAAIRMALLLRDAAFLKFREGMEHNITMGRIMSAILSLMIILLGFIISWLMTFSRQREFALMRGFGTKKRQVFASFFLEQAILCLVGCLVGCAALFWLYAGGITQPLAAAAYLICYLLGTAVSILIIRKTNLMELLAVRD is encoded by the coding sequence ATGTTTATTCGTAACGGAATTAAATCCAATCTGCGGGCAAAGGGCCGTACGGCACTGTTCTCGCTTCTGATCTTTTTTCTGACAGCCACCGTAATCCTTTCGCTCAGCGTACTGTTGTACTGCAACAACGTACTGGATGCCTGCGGCAGGGCCTATCGTTCCATTGCTCTGGTGGAGTATATGGGTTCAGAATATCCCGGTGAGGATGTTCCGGACGCTGCTGCCCGCGCCGCGGCGGAAGAACTGACGGATGAGGCTGTTCTCTCTGTTCCCGGTGTCACCGCATGGACCCGTGGTAATACCGCTTTCGCTTCTGTTGAAGGCTATGAGCGCCGCGCCGGAACCATGCCCTACGGCGGCCGCGGGGTCATCGTTGTCAGCCGCGTGTCCGCTCCGCTCAGTCTGGCTGATCCCTACGCTTCCATCAGTGATCAGGAGGACATGGAAGAACAGCCCGTCTACTATACCGCCACGATGAAAACAGCCCTCTATGCCCGGAGCGGCAAGGAGGGAACCTATATCGACCTTCTGGCCGGTACCAGCGGTTTTATCCCGGAGAAGGGAAAGAGCTATATCCTCAACGGTTCTTTCATAAGCACAGCCAGCACCGCCCGGCAGGCGGGTAAATATCCGACGAACGGCTATGTCATTTTCCGTGTCGAATCCTTCCTCGATTCGGACGATCTGCCGTATCTGGAATATGATGGTGAAAGTGAGATTCCGGAAGTTTTCCTCCGTGCCGCGGATCAGTACCGGATCATGAATAATTTCGTCCATGTCGTGCCCTGCCGCGATGTGAACGATGTCTATGTGTTCCAGCAGAATGAACTCCATCTGGCCGAAGGCTCCATGCCGGATCCCGGGGTTCCTTTCTCCTGCGTGATCTCCAATGACCTGGCACAGCGCCTGGAACTGACTCCCGGCGATGTCATTTCACTGGATGAACTCCGGGGAACGAAGGAAGACCGGTATTATCTCAAACCCGCGGGCAGCGCACAGACCTTCACGGTCAGCGGTATTGCCGCAGCCGGTTCAACCGGTTTCGGAACTGTCTGGGTGATCTCAGAAGACGCAGATACGCCGCTCTTCGGCTATCTGCTCGGTACAGTCTCACTCCGCAACGATATGGCGGAAACTGCAACAGAGGCGTTGCAGGCCCTTGTACCGGAACAGGTACGGGTAACCCTGCTGGACCAGGGATACAGTGATGCCGTAAAACCCTTCCATTCTGTCCGGAAAACAGCGGTAGATATACTGCTTGTCTGTTCGGCGGGCGTAGCGGCAGTCCTGCTCCTGTTCGCGTTCCTGTTTGTCGGCAGGCAGAGCAGTACGGTCAGGATCATGGTTTCCCTGGGAACGCCGGGCGGGAAGATCGCCCTGTGGTTCCTGTCAGGCGCCCTGTTCATCTGCGGCGCCGCCGTTGTTTCGGCTGTTATCCTGGGCACAGCCCTGCGCCCCGCGTTATTCCGGGCTATCGCTGATGCTGCTGCCGCTGCCCGGACCGGAAATGGTCCCCTGTGGTTCAGCGAGACCGTCCTGGGCATCGTGAAGCAGGATACCTTCGATCCGCAGGTTCCGCTTTGGCCCAATCTTCTGGCGGCTTTGGGCATTATGCTCCTCACGGTGATCTTCTGCCTGTTGTTCCTTCGCCTGGCCCGCCAGGGCTGGACGCGCAAGCGCGGTAAATCCAGAGTCCGCGTACCGCGCGGACGAACTTCCGTACGGCATCGGAACGGTCTGCGTTTCGCGTTGCTCTCCATCCGCAGGGGTGGTCTCAGGTCGCTGGTTGTACCGCTGGTTTCGCTGGTTCTGACGATAACCGTCCTTGTTCTGGGCGGGGTATATCAGGGATGGCAGAACGAGCTGGATTACGCGCTGGATAATACACATATCGACGGAATGGTCGTCAGCCTGGACGGACGTTATTATTCCGGTCTGGCCCTGTCCGTGAGCGATGTCCGGACCCTGATGGCCGCAAAGGGCGTGGACAGCGTTTCATTGTCCTGCGGTTACCATTACTGGCTGCCGGAGGATGCGCCGGACTTTGCGCAGAATGCGTTCGGCCGCGAGCATCGTATGGAGTGGATTTCTGCGCAGCCTGAACTGGTGTCCCTGAATGCCCTTGAAGCAGCCCGTGAATTCTATTACCGGGATCCTGCCGTCACCTGGCTCGAAGGCTGGAATGAATCCATGCTCACGGAAACAGAGGTTACCCCCCTGCTCTATCGGTATGATGAAGTCGTAGATGAACGGCCGATCCCTGTCGTTTGCAGCACCTCTTTCCTGGATGAGCATGGATTGACCCTTGGCAGCACTTTCAGCCCCATGGTGCAGGTAGCGATCGATTATTTTTCCATGGAAGTCCCTGTAGTCCTTCATGTTGTCGGAAGCTATGTTCAGCATGAAGGAAAAGCCAGCATCTTCGCGCCCTTGTCCTGCTATATCCCGCTTTCACTGCTCACAGGCAGCAATGATCCTTCCGTCCGCGGCAATCAGACACTCTTCACTTTCCGTACCTGCCGGTTCCGCCTGGCCTCAGCCCGCGAACTGGAAACTATCCGAAAACATCTGCGGAGCACGAGCTTCAGTGCCGTGAACCGTCCTGCCGCAATTCGTATGGCGCTTCTCCTGCGGGATGCCGCTTTCCTGAAATTCAGGGAAGGGATGGAGCACAACATTACCATGGGCCGGATCATGTCGGCGATCCTTTCCCTGATGATCATACTGCTTGGATTTATCATTTCCTGGCTTATGACCTTCTCCCGCCAGCGCGAATTCGCGCTGATGCGCGGCTTCGGCACAAAGAAGCGGCAGGTGTTCGCCTCATTCTTCCTGGAGCAGGCGATCCTCTGTCTTGTGGGTTGCCTTGTCGGCTGTGCGGCGCTCTTCTGGCTGTATGCGGGCGGGATCACCCAGCCCCTGGCCGCCGCGGCCTATCTCATCTGTTATCTGCTGGGAACAGCTGTTTCTATATTGATCATCAGGAAAACCAATCTCATGGAACTCCTGGCCGTCCGTGATTGA
- a CDS encoding ABC transporter ATP-binding protein yields the protein MNVIELRDVKYVYQSQYQRVEALRGISYAFEPGKIYAIMGSSGGGKTTLLSLMAGLDVPTEGSILCHGVSTADIDLEQYRRERVAVIYQDFRLFPLLTVAENVMYPMELRGMKPAAAKKRAAELIRKVGLPETVLDRFPAMLSGGEQQRVAVARGLGMETKVLLADEPTGNLDSKNTENLFNILKDLAHEDGYCVVVVTHDEELGKRTDETLRIHDGELMPVHTGAGDQ from the coding sequence ATGAATGTCATTGAACTGCGTGATGTCAAATATGTCTACCAGTCCCAGTATCAGCGTGTGGAGGCCCTGCGCGGCATCTCCTATGCTTTTGAGCCGGGAAAAATATATGCGATCATGGGCAGCTCCGGAGGCGGTAAGACAACCCTGCTCTCCCTCATGGCAGGGCTGGATGTGCCCACCGAGGGAAGTATCCTGTGCCATGGCGTTTCCACGGCGGACATAGACCTGGAACAGTACCGCCGGGAGCGCGTAGCGGTGATCTATCAGGACTTCCGTCTGTTTCCCCTGCTCACCGTGGCTGAGAATGTGATGTATCCCATGGAACTGCGCGGCATGAAACCCGCCGCGGCCAAAAAACGCGCGGCCGAGCTCATCAGGAAGGTTGGCCTTCCCGAAACAGTTCTGGATCGTTTCCCCGCCATGCTCTCCGGCGGTGAGCAGCAGCGTGTGGCCGTGGCCCGCGGCCTGGGAATGGAGACAAAAGTCCTGCTGGCTGACGAACCCACGGGCAACCTGGACTCCAAAAATACCGAGAATCTTTTCAACATCCTGAAGGACCTGGCTCACGAGGACGGTTACTGCGTGGTTGTTGTGACGCATGATGAAGAGCTGGGAAAGCGCACAGATGAAACGCTCAGGATTCATGACGGTGAGCTGATGCCGGTTCATACCGGCGCCGGTGATCAGTAA